One window of the Podospora pseudocomata strain CBS 415.72m chromosome 7, whole genome shotgun sequence genome contains the following:
- the DLD2 gene encoding D-lactate ferricytochrome c oxidoreductase (EggNog:ENOG503NUGN; COG:C) produces the protein MAARCQLTPILRRLARSTTEVSRQPLLRQSLSRHTVRHISTSRPRLFQPTAVSQKGELTSEKYPDIQRDSRFAQVTPEHVKFFKDVLGSESAVVDGVTSDAADDIAPFNSDWMNKYRGHCRLVLKPGTTEEVSKILKYCNDNMLAVVPQGGNTGLVGGSVPVFDEIVINMSRMNKIIEFDEVSGILVAEAGTILEVADQFLASKGYIFPLDLGAKGSCHIGGNLATNAGGLRLLRYGSLHGTTLGIEAVLADGTIVDDLCKLRKNNTGYDLKQLFIGAEGTIGIITKVSIQCPQRSAAQNVALFGIESYELAQQAFREAKGQLGEILSAFELMDEGSQQLVRDVTGNKSPLEEKYPFYCLIETSGSNAEHDAEKLQSFLEDVMEKGIVADGTLAENETQIRSLWTWREGITEALGHLGGVYKYDVSIPLKELYQMVEDVKARIDAAGLLGDTDEFPVRAVVGYGHMGDANLHLNVSTRRFDERVEKVLEPYVYEWIAERQGSISAEHGLGLMKKKYIGYSRNPTMVGLMKNIKNTFDPNGILNPYKYL, from the exons ATGGCCGCCCGTTGCCAGTTAACGCCCATCTTGAGAAGGCTCGCCAGATCCACCACAGAAGTGAGCAGACAACCACTCCTGAGGCAGTCCCTCTCCCGCCATACTGTCAGACACATCAGCACATCGAGGCCAAGACTTTTCCAACCGACAGCCGTGTCCCAAAAGGGCGAGCTCACCAGTGAAAAGTACCCCGACATCCAACGAGACTCGAGATTCGCCCAAGTCACCCCAGAACATGTTAAGTTCTTCAAGGACGTACTGGGAAGTGAGTCTGCCGTGGTTGACGGTGTGACAAGCGACGCTGCCGACGACATCGCCCCCTTCAACAGTGATTGGATGAACAAATATCGCGGCCACTGCAGATTGGTGCTCAAGCCGGGTACCACGGAAGAGGTCAGCAAGATCCTCAAGTACTGCAATGACAACATGTTGGCCGTGGTACCTCAGGGTGGCAACACCGGTCTGGTTGGCGGCTCTGTTCCGGTCTTTGACGAGATTGTCATCAACATGAGCCGCATGAACAAGATTATCGAGTTCGACGAGGTCAGCGGCATCTTGGTGGCAGAGGCGGGAACTATTCTGGAAGTGGCGGATCAGTTTCTGGCGAGCAAGGGTTATATCTTCCCATTGGATCTCGGGGCCAAGGGCTCATGCCACATCGGAGGAAACTTGGCTACCAACGCCGGAGGCTTGCGTCTTCTCCGCTACGGGAGCTTGCACGGCACCACCCTGGGTATTGAGGCTGTTCTGGCCGACGGCACCATTGTGGACGACCTCTGCAAGCTTCGCAAGAACAACACTGGCTACGATCTGAAGCAGCTGTTCATCGGGGCTGAGGGCACCatcggcatcatcaccaaggtcTCGATCCAATGTCCCCAGCGGTCGGCGGCCCAGAACGTGGCCTTGTTCGGCATTGAGTCCTACGAGCTGGCCCAACAGGCTTTCCGTGAAGCCAAGGGTCAGCTGGGCGAGATTCTTTCAGCTTTCGAGCTGATGGACGAGGGCAGTCAGCAGCTGGTACGAGATGTCACAGGCAACAAGAGCCCATTGGAGGAAAAGTATCCCTTCTACTGCTTGATCGAGACCAGCGGTTCCAACGCCGAGCACGACGCAGAGAAGCTTCAGTCATTCCTGGAGGACGTCATGGAAAAAGGCATTGTGGCTGATGGAACGCTTGCCGAGAACGAGACACAGATCAGGTCGTTGTGGACATGGCGTGAGGGTATCACCGAGGCGCTGGGCCATCTGGGCGGCGTGTACAAGTACGACGTTTCGATTCCCCTGAAAGAACTCTATCAGATGGTCGAGGACGTCAAGGCCCGGATCGACGCCGCTGGTCTGCTTGGCGACACGGACGAGTTCCCTGTCAGAGCGGTCGTCGGGTACGGCCACATGGGCGATGCCAATCTGCACCTCAATGTGTCCACGCGGCGGTTCGACGAGCGGGTGGAAAAAGTGCTAGAGCCATATGTCTATGAGTGGATTGCGGAAAGGCAGGGCAGCATCAGCGCCGAGCATGGGCTTGGCCtcatgaagaagaagtaCATCGGCTACAGCCGCAACCCGACCATGGTTGGCCTGATGAAGAACATCAAGAACACGTTTGACCCG AACGGTATCCTCAACCCATACAAGTACCTGTGA
- the PRE6 gene encoding Proteasome subunit alpha type-4 (COG:O; MEROPS:MER0004372; EggNog:ENOG503NWE5), with translation MASGYDRALSVFSPDGHVFQVEYAGEAVKRGTCAVGVKGQDVVVLGCEKRSAMKLQDTRITPSKIGLIDTHVCLAFAGLNADARILVDKARLEAQSHRLNLEDPVTIEYITKYVAGVQQRYTQSGGVRPFGISTLIVGFDKGSEVPRLYQTEPSGIYSAWKANAIGRSSKTVREFLERNYKEDMDREATVRLAIKSLLEVVQTGAKNIEIAIMAPGKTLELLPVEDIENYVKNIEQEKQEEADKKKKGRTPGQGSAAILTRQKDESEQ, from the exons ATGGCATCGGGCTACGATAGAGCGCTCTCAG TCTTCAG tcccGACGGCCACGTCTTCCAAGTCGAATACGCCGGCGAGGCCGTCAAGCGAGGAACCTGCGCCGTAGGCGTCAAAGGCCAAgatgtcgtcgtcctcggctGCGAGAAGCGCTCGGCCATGAAGCTCCAAGACACCcgcatcaccccctccaagatCGGCCTCATCGACACGCACGTCTGCCTCGCCTTTGCCGGCCTCAACGCCGACGCCCGCATCCTCGTCGACAAGGCCCGGTTAGAGGCCCAGTCTCACAGGCTCAACCTCGAGGACCCCGTCACGATCGAGTACATCACCAAGTACGTTGCCGGAGTGCAGCAGCGGTACACACAGAGCGGTGGCGTGAGACCATTTGGCATCTCCACGTTGATTGTGGGGTTTGATAAGGGGAGTGAGGTGCCGAGGTTGTATCAGACGGAGCCGTCGGGGATCTATTCTGCTTG GAAAGCGAATGCCATCGGCCGTTCCAGCAAGACAGTCCGCGAGTTCCTCGAGCGCAACTACAAGGAGGATATGGACCGGGAAGCCACTGTTAGACTCGCCATCAAGTctttgttggaggtggtgcaaACTGGCGCCAAGAATATCGAGATTGCCATCATGGCGCCTGGCAAGACGTTGGAGTtgctgccggtggaggaTATTGAGAATTACGTCAAGAATATcgagcaggagaagcaagAAGAGgcggacaagaagaagaagggccgGACTCCAGGGCAGGGCAGTGCTGCCATATTGACTCGGCAAAAGGATGAGTCTGAGCAGTAG